A region from the Sandaracinus amylolyticus genome encodes:
- a CDS encoding sigma-54-dependent transcriptional regulator — MSTRGRVLVVDDDPSSCEMLDEALSHAGFEVIWRTSAEEALPIVREHHALDVVLTDLRMSGASGLDLCRAIAEHDPALPVIVITAFGSIRTAVDAIRGGAYDFITKPFDLAVVALALDRAAAHRAMRLELDRLRSRVAAEDHGHLLVGRTDAMRRVIDLIDRAAKSDATVLVTGESGTGKELAARTLHDKSPRARGPFVAINCAALPEALLESELFGHAKGAFTDARGDRPGLFVSASGGTLFLDEIGDMPQGMQVKVLRAIQERSVRPVGSDREIPFDTRIVAATHRDLEAEVAAGRFRQDLFFRIHVIEIGLPPLRARGGDVLALAQTFVDRIAARTGRTGLRLSHEAAERLLAYDWPGNVRELESSIERAVALARGDELRPEDLPGRVRRSTASASDPDTSGTSELVPLEEMERRYILRVIRAVGGNKKLAAQVLGVDRSTLYRKLDRWKAPERDEA; from the coding sequence ATGTCCACGCGCGGCCGCGTTCTCGTCGTCGACGACGACCCGAGCAGCTGCGAGATGCTCGACGAAGCGCTCTCGCACGCAGGGTTCGAGGTGATCTGGCGCACGTCTGCGGAAGAAGCGCTGCCGATCGTGCGCGAGCACCACGCGCTCGACGTCGTCCTCACGGATCTCCGGATGAGCGGCGCGTCCGGGCTCGATCTCTGCCGCGCGATCGCCGAGCACGATCCCGCGCTGCCGGTGATCGTGATCACGGCGTTCGGCAGCATCCGCACCGCGGTCGACGCGATCCGGGGCGGCGCGTACGACTTCATCACCAAGCCGTTCGATCTGGCGGTCGTCGCGCTCGCGCTCGATCGCGCCGCGGCGCACCGCGCGATGCGGCTCGAGCTCGACCGGCTCCGATCGCGCGTCGCCGCCGAGGACCACGGTCATCTGCTCGTCGGTCGCACCGACGCGATGCGAAGAGTGATCGACCTGATCGATCGAGCCGCCAAGTCCGATGCGACGGTGCTGGTCACGGGCGAGAGCGGGACGGGCAAGGAGCTCGCCGCGCGCACGCTCCACGACAAGAGCCCCCGCGCGCGCGGCCCGTTCGTCGCGATCAACTGCGCCGCGCTCCCCGAGGCGCTCCTCGAGAGCGAGCTCTTCGGTCATGCGAAGGGCGCGTTCACCGACGCGCGCGGCGATCGCCCCGGCCTCTTCGTGAGCGCGAGCGGCGGAACGCTCTTCCTCGACGAGATCGGCGACATGCCGCAGGGCATGCAGGTGAAGGTGCTCCGCGCGATCCAGGAGCGCAGCGTGCGACCGGTCGGCAGCGATCGCGAGATCCCGTTCGACACCCGCATCGTCGCGGCGACGCACCGCGATCTCGAGGCCGAGGTCGCGGCGGGACGCTTCCGGCAGGATCTCTTCTTCCGCATCCACGTGATCGAGATCGGTCTGCCGCCGCTGCGCGCGCGCGGAGGGGACGTGCTCGCGCTCGCGCAGACGTTCGTCGATCGCATCGCCGCGCGCACCGGGCGCACCGGTCTGCGCCTCTCGCACGAGGCCGCCGAGCGCCTGCTCGCCTACGACTGGCCCGGCAACGTGCGCGAGCTCGAGAGCTCGATCGAGCGCGCCGTCGCGCTCGCCCGCGGCGACGAGCTCCGCCCCGAGGATCTGCCCGGCCGCGTGCGCCGCAGCACCGCGAGCGCGAGCGATCCGGACACCAGCGGTACGAGCGAGCTCGTCCCGCTCGAGGAGATGGAGCGTCGCTACATCCTGCGCGTGATCCGCGCCGTCGGCGGCAACAAGAAGCTCGCCGCGCAGGTGCTCGGGGTCGATCGGAGCACGCTGTATCGCAAGCTCGATCGGTGGAAAGCTCCCGAGCGCGACGAGGCCTGA
- a CDS encoding sensor histidine kinase, with amino-acid sequence MKLTWKLSLAIGLGICLVLAANAYVRLRTDSAAYRDDVRRDHDTTGRSLATAVELLWRTDGETRAREVVEELNLRTSHATIRWVWRAATPGEPEAPQRPDLVPALGPGTRSEIVERDDGAPRMLSYTRVDLPGDRDGAIEIDESLADEREHVRATLVRTATTTGVLIVLCVGLTLAFGTLFVARPLRRLAEKARRIGEGDLSAPLDIEQDDEIRDVARAMNDMCDRLGEARTRIERETGAKMRALEQLRHADRLRTVGQLASTIAHELGTPLNVVRARAAMVADGSVSEARVRELGGVIVVQCDRMTGIIRGLLDYARRDPPDRFESDLVRAVRESVQWLQDVARERKVAIELDAEASELFAWIDPRQIQQAVTNLVLNAVQASPAGATVTVRVRAERVDRDGEAIVEVNDHGPGIAPEHRDRLFEPFFTTKGTGEGTGLGLPIVDGIVREHGGSIEVTSMPGDGACFRIRLPLQSAGAIPEPREPPRGSARPGSWRGSSRP; translated from the coding sequence ATGAAGCTCACGTGGAAGCTCTCGCTCGCGATCGGGCTCGGCATCTGCCTGGTCCTCGCGGCCAACGCCTACGTCCGCCTGCGCACCGACAGCGCGGCGTACCGCGACGACGTGCGGCGAGACCACGACACCACCGGGCGGAGCCTCGCGACCGCCGTCGAGCTGCTCTGGCGCACCGACGGAGAGACGCGCGCGCGCGAGGTCGTCGAGGAGCTCAATCTCCGCACGAGCCACGCGACGATCCGTTGGGTATGGCGCGCCGCGACCCCCGGCGAGCCCGAAGCACCGCAGCGCCCGGATCTGGTGCCCGCGCTCGGTCCCGGCACGCGCTCGGAGATCGTCGAGCGCGACGACGGCGCGCCTCGCATGCTCAGCTACACGCGCGTCGATCTCCCCGGGGATCGCGACGGTGCGATCGAGATCGACGAGTCGCTCGCGGACGAGCGCGAGCACGTGCGTGCGACGCTGGTCCGCACCGCGACCACGACCGGGGTCCTCATCGTGCTCTGTGTCGGCCTCACGCTCGCGTTCGGCACGCTCTTCGTCGCGCGCCCGCTGCGGCGGCTCGCCGAGAAGGCGCGTCGGATCGGCGAGGGCGATCTCTCGGCGCCGCTCGACATCGAGCAGGACGACGAGATCCGCGACGTCGCGCGCGCGATGAACGACATGTGCGATCGCCTCGGCGAGGCGCGCACGCGCATCGAGCGAGAGACCGGCGCGAAGATGCGCGCGCTCGAGCAGCTGCGGCACGCCGACCGGCTGCGCACCGTGGGACAGCTCGCGTCGACGATCGCGCACGAGCTCGGCACTCCGCTCAACGTGGTGCGCGCGCGCGCGGCGATGGTCGCGGACGGCTCGGTGTCCGAGGCGCGCGTGCGCGAGCTCGGCGGCGTCATCGTGGTGCAGTGCGATCGGATGACCGGGATCATCCGCGGTCTGCTCGATTACGCGCGGCGCGATCCGCCCGATCGCTTCGAGAGCGATCTCGTGCGCGCGGTGCGGGAGTCGGTGCAGTGGCTCCAGGACGTCGCGCGCGAGCGGAAGGTCGCGATCGAGCTCGACGCCGAAGCGAGCGAGCTCTTCGCGTGGATCGATCCGCGCCAGATCCAGCAGGCGGTCACGAACCTGGTCCTCAACGCGGTCCAGGCATCGCCCGCGGGCGCGACGGTCACGGTGCGCGTCCGCGCGGAGCGCGTGGACCGCGACGGCGAGGCGATCGTCGAGGTGAACGATCACGGGCCGGGGATCGCGCCCGAGCACCGCGACCGACTCTTCGAGCCCTTCTTCACGACGAAGGGCACGGGCGAGGGCACCGGCCTCGGGCTCCCGATCGTCGACGGCATCGTGCGCGAGCACGGCGGCTCGATCGAGGTGACGAGCATGCCCGGTGACGGCGCCTGCTTCCGCATCCGCCTTCCGCTGCAGAGCGCGGGCGCGATCCCCGAGCCGCGGGAGCCTCCGCGAGGGAGCGCGCGGCCGGGCTCCTGGCGCGGCAGCTCGCGCCCCTGA
- a CDS encoding tyrosine/phenylalanine carboxypeptidase domain-containing protein, with protein sequence MSPSQRRERIVDVDRRLVAIAKEIRVLGELSWPAETVDAFLVSWRRGAPQLPSVTYPHGRHHAQLEALRELRAQLDVHDPVQSFLDDTAGSYRAAGRMLEHAGTPSFLELSQALYGKPDDRLPGASMTHLEAADQLLAATDKLADAGLDFDPGATIPSEEAAARMRERLASYFTKHDVEVVVDPHLGAKAMAGAKRVRLRGDTLFSELDLDQLVEHEAFIHSATALNGREQPVLTVLGLGAPRTTLTQEGLATVAELATRAIDLARLRRIALRIRAIHLAIEGADFVEVFRFFLEHGQSDEESVRSAMRVFRGGDVRGRWVFTKDVVYLQGLVAVHTFLRKSIADHKPFLIERLFAGRMALSDVFLLEEAFTDGLVAPALYVPAWARNLRALAAYLAFTAVAYSIDLGAIELEQILPAYDFE encoded by the coding sequence ATGTCGCCCTCTCAACGTCGCGAGCGCATCGTCGACGTCGATCGCCGCCTCGTCGCGATCGCGAAGGAGATCCGCGTGCTCGGGGAGCTCTCGTGGCCGGCCGAGACCGTCGACGCGTTCCTCGTGTCGTGGCGGCGCGGCGCGCCGCAGCTGCCCTCGGTCACGTACCCGCACGGCCGTCATCACGCACAGCTCGAAGCGCTGCGCGAGCTCCGCGCGCAGCTCGACGTGCACGACCCCGTGCAGAGCTTCCTCGACGACACCGCGGGCTCGTATCGCGCGGCCGGCCGCATGCTCGAGCACGCCGGTACGCCCTCGTTCCTCGAGCTCTCGCAGGCGCTCTACGGCAAGCCCGACGACCGCCTGCCGGGCGCGTCCATGACCCACCTCGAGGCCGCGGATCAGCTCCTCGCCGCGACGGACAAGCTCGCCGACGCAGGGCTCGACTTCGATCCCGGCGCGACGATCCCGAGCGAAGAAGCGGCCGCGCGCATGCGAGAGCGCCTCGCGTCGTACTTCACGAAGCACGACGTCGAGGTGGTCGTCGATCCCCACCTCGGCGCGAAGGCGATGGCGGGCGCGAAGCGCGTGCGGCTGCGCGGCGACACGCTCTTCTCCGAGCTCGACCTCGATCAGCTCGTCGAGCACGAGGCGTTCATCCACTCCGCGACCGCGCTCAACGGGCGCGAGCAGCCGGTGCTCACGGTGCTCGGCCTCGGCGCGCCGCGCACCACGCTGACCCAGGAGGGCCTCGCGACGGTCGCCGAGCTCGCGACGCGCGCGATCGATCTCGCGCGCCTGCGCCGCATCGCGCTGCGCATCCGCGCGATCCACCTCGCGATCGAGGGCGCGGACTTCGTCGAGGTGTTCCGCTTCTTCCTCGAGCACGGCCAGAGCGACGAAGAGTCGGTGCGCTCCGCGATGCGCGTGTTCCGCGGCGGCGACGTGCGCGGGCGCTGGGTGTTCACGAAGGACGTCGTGTACCTCCAGGGCCTCGTCGCGGTGCACACGTTCCTGCGCAAGTCGATCGCAGACCACAAGCCGTTCTTGATCGAGCGGCTCTTCGCGGGACGCATGGCGCTGTCGGACGTCTTCCTGCTCGAGGAGGCGTTCACCGACGGGCTCGTCGCGCCCGCGCTCTACGTGCCCGCCTGGGCGCGCAACCTGCGCGCGCTCGCGGCGTACCTCGCGTTCACCGCGGTCGCGTACTCGATCGATCTCGGCGCGATCGAGCTCGAGCAGATCCTTCCCGCGTACGACTTCGAGTGA
- a CDS encoding lysyl oxidase family protein yields the protein MLVIGSRHALRFVVSIALLAACDAGRSADERDAGDRMDASQSRDAGRRPPPVDGGGACVPPAAPAPHEGCNPENGFECDGDYDARCNPACPDTHCCSPQAGRFECVERDEAGNCPAADLWVDEARIAPYFEYRYIGPSDCALVEGCVAEPGMRRLLRFDAWTPNTGDADLYLGVPTASSPNFEYSSCHRHFHFETYAAYELLDAEDDCVVAEGHKQAFCLLDYYTYPCDENDSNPDPEVPDCRRLSGYSCVNQGIRRGAQDVYEADVDCQWVDVTGLPPGDYRLRVRINTDHLLRESDYGNNEVIVGVTIPEDPGPPATDIGAPCEESELGLDRTCGFARSYDGECEPGSTVTLGCSAACGYGECSGDTILMVCEAAIGASCTSAAAIATNDASGCGVGACRGGTDCCSSATFECPTTGSYTVWTGAFNTSRSATCEIALAP from the coding sequence ATGCTGGTGATCGGCTCGCGCCACGCGCTGCGCTTCGTCGTCTCGATCGCGCTGCTCGCGGCGTGCGACGCGGGACGAAGCGCCGACGAGCGCGATGCCGGCGACAGGATGGACGCGAGCCAGTCGCGCGACGCGGGACGACGGCCCCCACCGGTCGACGGAGGCGGCGCGTGCGTGCCGCCCGCTGCGCCCGCGCCGCACGAAGGGTGCAATCCCGAGAACGGGTTCGAGTGCGACGGTGACTACGACGCTCGCTGCAATCCCGCGTGTCCCGACACGCACTGTTGCAGCCCGCAGGCGGGACGGTTCGAGTGCGTGGAGCGAGACGAGGCGGGGAATTGTCCCGCGGCGGATCTCTGGGTCGACGAAGCGCGCATCGCGCCGTACTTCGAGTATCGCTACATCGGCCCGAGCGACTGCGCGCTCGTCGAAGGCTGCGTCGCGGAGCCCGGGATGCGGCGGCTCCTGCGCTTCGACGCGTGGACGCCGAACACCGGAGACGCCGACCTGTACCTCGGCGTTCCGACCGCGAGCTCGCCGAATTTCGAGTACTCGTCGTGCCATCGGCACTTCCACTTCGAGACCTACGCGGCGTACGAGCTGCTCGATGCCGAGGACGACTGCGTCGTCGCGGAGGGCCACAAACAGGCGTTCTGTCTTCTCGACTACTACACGTATCCTTGTGACGAGAACGACTCGAATCCCGATCCCGAAGTGCCCGACTGCCGTCGTCTGAGCGGATATTCGTGCGTCAATCAGGGCATCCGCCGCGGCGCACAGGACGTCTACGAGGCGGACGTCGACTGTCAGTGGGTGGACGTCACCGGTCTTCCGCCCGGCGACTACCGACTCCGTGTGCGCATCAACACCGACCACCTTCTCCGCGAGTCGGACTACGGCAACAACGAGGTGATCGTCGGCGTGACGATCCCCGAAGATCCCGGCCCGCCGGCCACCGACATCGGCGCGCCGTGCGAGGAGAGCGAGCTCGGGCTCGATCGCACGTGTGGCTTCGCGCGCAGCTACGACGGCGAGTGCGAGCCGGGATCGACGGTGACGCTCGGCTGCTCCGCGGCGTGCGGATACGGCGAGTGCAGCGGCGACACGATCCTGATGGTGTGCGAGGCCGCGATCGGCGCGTCGTGCACGTCGGCCGCGGCGATCGCGACGAACGATGCGTCGGGGTGCGGCGTGGGCGCGTGCCGCGGCGGAACCGACTGCTGCTCGAGCGCGACCTTCGAGTGCCCGACGACCGGCAGCTACACGGTCTGGACCGGCGCGTTCAACACGTCACGGAGCGCGACGTGCGAGATCGCGCTGGCTCCCTGA